A single region of the Polymorphum gilvum SL003B-26A1 genome encodes:
- a CDS encoding DUF6152 family protein: protein MRRETLVFGLLVALAGLRADPAAAHHGWSWTTGRNLQLVGVIVEVRLGNPHGMLKVDAEGDVWTVEVGQPWRNQRAGLRDGDLAVGTEITIIGEPSANLDDRLLKAEKIRIGGRDYDLYPGRD, encoded by the coding sequence ATGCGACGTGAAACCCTGGTCTTCGGCCTGCTGGTGGCGCTTGCGGGGCTTCGCGCTGATCCGGCGGCTGCCCATCACGGCTGGAGCTGGACCACCGGCCGCAACCTGCAGCTTGTCGGCGTCATCGTCGAGGTCCGGCTCGGTAATCCGCATGGCATGCTGAAGGTCGACGCGGAGGGCGACGTCTGGACCGTCGAGGTCGGCCAGCCGTGGCGCAACCAGCGGGCGGGCCTGAGGGACGGCGACCTCGCCGTCGGCACGGAGATCACCATCATCGGCGAGCCGTCGGCAAACCTCGACGACCGGCTGCTGAAGGCCGAAAAGATCCGTATCGGCGGACGCGACTACGACCTCTATCCCGGCCGTGACTGA
- a CDS encoding SixA phosphatase family protein translates to MLRLLLLRHAKSDWADASLADFDRPLNERGDQSAARMSAYLKAEGLYPDRILCSTALRTRQTLARLLPELHRDAEVSLMRALYDDGELDYIPHIRSRGGNVRTLMVIGHNPATEDTARELVIEGRAEDLHALNEKYPTGALAVIECPTETWAGLTAQTCRLERFVRPRLLET, encoded by the coding sequence ATGCTTCGTCTCCTGCTGCTGCGCCATGCCAAGTCCGACTGGGCCGATGCGTCCCTCGCCGACTTCGATCGCCCGCTGAACGAGCGCGGCGACCAATCGGCGGCCCGCATGAGCGCCTACCTCAAGGCAGAAGGCCTTTATCCGGACCGGATCCTGTGCTCGACCGCCCTGCGCACCCGCCAGACGCTGGCGCGGCTGCTGCCGGAGCTGCACCGGGACGCGGAGGTCAGCCTCATGCGCGCGCTCTACGATGACGGAGAGCTGGATTACATCCCCCATATCCGCAGCCGCGGCGGCAACGTCCGCACGCTGATGGTCATCGGCCACAATCCGGCGACCGAAGACACCGCCCGCGAGCTGGTTATCGAGGGACGGGCCGAGGACCTGCACGCGCTCAACGAAAAGTACCCGACCGGCGCGCTGGCGGTGATCGAGTGCCCGACCGAGACCTGGGCCGGCCTGACGGCTCAGACCTGCCGGCTGGAGCGCTTCGTCCGGCCCCGGCTGCTGGAGACGTGA
- a CDS encoding MFS transporter, translating to MRVGIASLLLAYVLSQFYRAFLAVMAPVLQADIGVTADDLADASGLWFLAFALMQLPVGWALDRVGPRLTAAVLLALGGGGGALLFAAAQSPWAISAAMMLIGVGCSPVLMASFYIFARMYSPAVFGTLAGAIIGAGSVGNLASALPMAVAIEAFGWRETVIGLAAITFAVALGLLRFVQDPPRAERRDDDGSMWDILRTPAIWLIVPMLVVNYAPSGGIRGLWAGPYFAEVFDATPEQVGQVTLLMALAMVLGNFLYGPLDRVFGTRKGVVLVGNLAGTACLALLWLFPASGWWTAAALIAGVGLFGSSFPMMMAHGRAFFPPHLVGRGVTLLNLFTIGGVGLFQMLSGRVQVAASAAHGGDPVQTYSVLFGFFALVLGAGCAVYAFSRDRVD from the coding sequence ATGCGAGTCGGAATCGCGAGCCTGTTGCTCGCCTATGTTCTCAGCCAGTTTTACCGCGCATTCCTCGCCGTGATGGCTCCGGTCCTGCAGGCGGATATCGGGGTGACGGCGGATGATCTGGCCGATGCCTCCGGCCTGTGGTTCCTGGCCTTCGCGCTCATGCAGCTGCCGGTCGGCTGGGCGCTGGACCGGGTCGGACCGCGGCTGACTGCGGCGGTGCTGTTGGCGCTCGGCGGGGGTGGCGGAGCCCTGCTGTTTGCCGCTGCACAATCCCCGTGGGCGATCTCGGCCGCAATGATGCTGATCGGCGTCGGCTGCTCGCCCGTCCTGATGGCGTCGTTCTACATCTTCGCCCGGATGTATTCGCCGGCCGTGTTCGGCACATTGGCTGGCGCGATCATCGGCGCGGGGTCGGTCGGCAATCTCGCCTCCGCCCTGCCGATGGCCGTCGCGATCGAAGCGTTCGGCTGGCGCGAGACGGTGATCGGGCTTGCGGCGATCACCTTCGCAGTGGCTCTCGGCTTGCTCCGCTTCGTCCAGGATCCGCCCAGAGCCGAACGGCGCGACGACGACGGATCGATGTGGGACATCCTGCGCACGCCGGCGATTTGGCTCATCGTGCCCATGCTGGTCGTCAACTACGCGCCGTCCGGCGGCATCCGCGGCCTGTGGGCCGGCCCCTACTTCGCCGAGGTCTTCGACGCGACGCCGGAACAGGTCGGTCAGGTGACGCTGCTGATGGCGCTCGCCATGGTGCTCGGCAATTTCCTGTACGGGCCGCTCGACCGCGTGTTCGGCACCCGTAAGGGCGTGGTTCTGGTCGGCAACCTGGCCGGCACGGCCTGTCTCGCGCTGCTGTGGCTGTTTCCCGCCTCCGGCTGGTGGACGGCGGCGGCCCTGATCGCTGGCGTCGGCCTGTTCGGGTCGTCGTTCCCGATGATGATGGCCCACGGCCGCGCGTTCTTCCCGCCGCATCTGGTCGGCCGCGGCGTGACCCTGCTCAACCTGTTCACCATCGGCGGCGTCGGCCTGTTCCAGATGCTCAGCGGTCGCGTCCAGGTCGCGGCGTCGGCCGCTCATGGCGGGGATCCGGTGCAGACCTATTCCGTTCTGTTCGGCTTTTTCGCGCTGGTGCTGGGCGCGGGCTGCGCCGTCTACGCCTTCTCGCGGGACCGGGTCGATTGA
- a CDS encoding NAD(P)/FAD-dependent oxidoreductase, protein MSVPNAHAASYYRERIGDDTLRLSLEGRAHADVCVIGGGLAGLTTARELARRGRRVILLEGERIGWGASGRNAGFVSAGFSEGLDTLERRVGLDQARALYALSCAGVAYVRDTIVASGRQDIVSGRGKLKVLRHAGTGALKRSRDALAQKYGVEQAFWPREHLREVLRTPVYHGALFDPDAFHIDPLAYAQEVARCCEAAGGWIFEGSPVSRIARIGAGWRVETDIGVVHAETVVLATSAYGVLHHTYAPVDRAILPVATHVVVTEPLGARLAEAIRFPGCVADTRRCGDYFRVVAGGRLLWGGRITTRRSEPSRLADLLKADILKVFPQLGDVRIDHAWSGLMGYSVRKMPLVGPVRPGLWAATALGGHGLNTSATVADLVASGICDGDDRWRLFAPFAVRWGGGLIGRLATRFEYGRLRLADRIDERAARGAARA, encoded by the coding sequence ATGTCCGTGCCGAATGCGCATGCAGCGTCCTATTACCGCGAGCGTATCGGCGACGACACCCTGCGTTTGTCTCTCGAAGGACGTGCCCACGCCGACGTCTGCGTCATCGGCGGCGGTCTCGCCGGGCTGACGACGGCACGCGAGCTTGCCCGGCGCGGCAGGCGGGTCATCCTTCTGGAGGGCGAACGGATCGGCTGGGGCGCTTCGGGCCGCAATGCCGGTTTCGTGTCCGCTGGCTTCTCGGAAGGTCTCGACACGCTCGAACGCCGGGTCGGTCTCGATCAGGCACGGGCGCTCTATGCCCTCTCTTGCGCCGGCGTCGCCTATGTGCGCGATACCATCGTCGCGTCGGGGCGGCAAGACATCGTTTCCGGGCGCGGCAAGCTGAAGGTGTTGCGTCATGCCGGAACCGGCGCCCTTAAGCGGAGCCGGGACGCCCTGGCGCAGAAATACGGTGTCGAACAGGCCTTCTGGCCGCGCGAGCATCTGCGCGAGGTGCTGCGGACGCCGGTCTATCATGGCGCCTTGTTCGACCCGGATGCCTTCCACATCGATCCGCTCGCCTATGCGCAGGAGGTGGCGCGCTGCTGCGAGGCGGCCGGCGGCTGGATCTTCGAGGGCAGCCCGGTCAGCCGGATCGCCAGGATCGGCGCGGGATGGCGCGTGGAGACCGACATCGGCGTCGTCCATGCCGAAACAGTCGTGCTGGCGACCAGCGCCTATGGGGTCCTGCACCACACCTACGCCCCGGTCGACCGCGCGATCCTGCCGGTGGCGACCCATGTCGTGGTCACCGAGCCGCTCGGCGCGCGGCTTGCGGAAGCGATCCGCTTTCCCGGCTGCGTCGCCGACACCCGCCGCTGCGGGGACTACTTCCGTGTCGTGGCGGGCGGCCGTCTTTTGTGGGGCGGCCGGATCACCACCCGCCGGTCCGAGCCCTCCAGGCTCGCCGATCTGCTCAAGGCCGACATCCTGAAGGTCTTTCCGCAACTGGGCGACGTCCGCATCGATCATGCCTGGTCGGGACTGATGGGTTATTCGGTACGTAAGATGCCCCTCGTCGGTCCGGTCAGGCCGGGGCTGTGGGCCGCGACGGCGCTCGGCGGCCATGGCCTCAACACGTCGGCGACGGTGGCCGATCTGGTCGCCAGCGGCATCTGCGACGGCGACGATCGCTGGCGTCTGTTCGCGCCCTTTGCCGTGCGCTGGGGCGGCGGACTGATCGGACGCCTGGCGACCCGGTTCGAGTACGGTCGCCTGCGTCTTGCCGACCGGATCGACGAACGCGCGGCCAGGGGCGCGGCGCGTGCCTGA
- the ppk2 gene encoding polyphosphate kinase 2, whose product MAAGNANGSANGASGAPRRPRTRRAAAPAVSEILPAEPGPAEPGPADAAPAEAAPVASQPVASEPVAAETSPTGGELRHRLAEMRRDPAAIHQMFESGEYPYATRMRRAAYEQRKARLQAELLKAQRWIQDSGQRVILLFEGRDAAGKGGTIKRFMEHLNPRGATVVALQKPTERERTQWFFQRYIQHLPAGGEMVLFDRSWYNRAGVERVMGFCKPHQYLEFMRQCPEFERMLVRDGVLLFKYWFSVTREEQRRRFIERQTDPLKQWKLSPIDLASLDKWDDYTEAKEAMFFYTDTADAPWTIVKSNDKKRARLNCMEHFLNALPYPDKDHKVVGEPDPLIVGSSQHVIGRDLHILGKSLHPDLKGGRGQAATPA is encoded by the coding sequence ATGGCAGCAGGCAACGCAAACGGCTCGGCGAACGGGGCATCGGGCGCCCCACGACGCCCACGGACGCGACGGGCGGCAGCGCCCGCCGTTTCCGAAATCCTGCCGGCAGAGCCAGGGCCAGCAGAGCCGGGACCGGCGGACGCGGCACCGGCCGAGGCCGCGCCGGTCGCAAGCCAGCCGGTCGCAAGCGAGCCGGTCGCCGCAGAAACCTCCCCCACCGGCGGCGAGCTGCGCCACCGCCTGGCCGAGATGCGCCGCGACCCGGCCGCCATCCACCAGATGTTCGAAAGCGGCGAATACCCCTACGCGACCAGAATGCGCCGCGCCGCTTACGAGCAGCGCAAGGCCAGACTGCAGGCCGAACTGCTGAAGGCCCAGCGCTGGATCCAGGACAGCGGCCAGCGCGTGATCCTGCTGTTCGAGGGCCGCGACGCCGCCGGCAAGGGCGGCACCATCAAGCGCTTCATGGAACACCTGAACCCGCGCGGTGCCACCGTCGTCGCGCTGCAGAAGCCGACCGAGCGCGAGCGCACGCAATGGTTCTTCCAGCGCTACATCCAGCACCTGCCGGCCGGCGGGGAGATGGTGCTGTTCGACCGCTCCTGGTACAACCGCGCCGGCGTCGAGCGGGTGATGGGCTTCTGCAAGCCGCACCAGTACCTGGAGTTCATGCGCCAGTGCCCGGAATTCGAGCGCATGCTGGTGCGCGACGGCGTGCTGCTGTTCAAGTACTGGTTCTCGGTTACCCGCGAGGAGCAGCGGCGCCGCTTCATTGAACGCCAGACCGACCCGCTCAAGCAGTGGAAGCTGTCGCCGATCGACCTCGCCTCGCTCGACAAGTGGGACGACTACACCGAGGCCAAGGAGGCGATGTTCTTCTACACCGACACCGCCGACGCGCCCTGGACCATCGTCAAGTCCAACGACAAGAAGCGCGCCCGGCTGAACTGCATGGAGCATTTCCTCAACGCCCTGCCCTACCCGGACAAGGACCACAAGGTGGTCGGCGAGCCCGACCCGCTGATCGTCGGCTCCAGCCAGCACGTCATCGGCCGCGACCTCCACATCCTCGGCAAGTCGCTGCATCCGGACCTGAAGGGCGGACGCGGACAGGCGGCAACGCCGGCGTAG
- a CDS encoding SAM-dependent methyltransferase, giving the protein MDIPRIFNVTESAHRIHNPFTPEKLATLGAALRLEPETRVLDLGSGSGEMLCTWARDHRIGGTGIDKSQLFTEQAKLRAKELGVADRVEFIHGDAAGYVADEKVGVAACVGATWIGGGVAGTIALLAQSLHTGGIILIGEPYWLRLPPTEDIAKGCLAGSISDFLMLPGLLASFHTLGYDVVEMVLADQDGWDRYEAAKWLTMRRWLDANPGDDLAKDIRAQLSSEPERYAAYTREYLGWGVFALMAR; this is encoded by the coding sequence GTGGACATCCCCCGGATCTTCAACGTCACCGAAAGCGCTCACCGCATCCATAACCCGTTCACGCCCGAAAAGCTCGCCACCCTCGGCGCGGCGTTGCGTCTGGAACCAGAGACCCGTGTCCTGGACCTTGGCAGCGGTTCAGGCGAGATGCTGTGCACCTGGGCACGCGATCACCGGATTGGTGGCACCGGTATCGACAAGAGCCAGCTGTTCACCGAGCAGGCGAAGCTGCGCGCCAAAGAACTTGGGGTCGCCGATCGAGTCGAGTTCATCCACGGCGACGCTGCCGGTTACGTCGCCGATGAAAAGGTCGGTGTCGCAGCCTGTGTCGGCGCCACGTGGATCGGCGGGGGCGTCGCCGGCACCATCGCGCTTCTGGCGCAGAGCCTCCACACCGGAGGGATCATTCTCATCGGCGAGCCATACTGGCTGCGGTTGCCGCCCACGGAAGACATTGCCAAAGGATGCCTTGCCGGATCAATCTCCGACTTCCTCATGCTTCCCGGGCTTCTCGCATCGTTCCACACCCTCGGCTACGACGTTGTCGAAATGGTTCTGGCGGACCAGGACGGCTGGGACAGGTACGAGGCGGCCAAGTGGCTCACGATGCGCCGGTGGCTCGATGCGAATCCCGGCGACGATCTCGCGAAAGACATTCGCGCCCAGTTGAGCTCGGAACCCGAACGCTACGCCGCGTACACGCGCGAATACCTAGGCTGGGGCGTGTTCGCGCTGATGGCTCGGTGA
- a CDS encoding AAA family ATPase, giving the protein MRFEGTKSYIATEDLRVAVNAAIALQRPLLVKGEPGTGKTVLANEVADAIGAPLIEWHVKSTTKAQQGLYEYDAVSRLRDSQLGDERVKDIRNYIRKGKLWEAFQAERRPVLLIDEIDKADIEFPNDLLQELDRMEFFVYETGETVKARQRPVVIITSNNEKDLPDAFLRRCFFHYIKFPDRETMADIVAVHFPGLKERLLKEALTLFYDIRDVPGLKKKPSTSELIDWIKLLLNEDIDASVLRERDPKRLIPPLHGALLKNEQDVHLFERLAFMARRESR; this is encoded by the coding sequence ATGCGTTTCGAGGGGACCAAGAGTTACATTGCGACCGAAGACCTGCGCGTGGCGGTCAATGCGGCGATCGCCCTCCAGCGCCCCCTGCTGGTGAAGGGCGAGCCGGGCACCGGCAAGACCGTTCTGGCCAACGAGGTTGCCGACGCCATCGGCGCGCCGCTGATCGAATGGCATGTCAAGTCGACCACCAAGGCCCAGCAGGGACTTTACGAGTACGACGCGGTGTCGCGGCTGCGCGACAGCCAGCTCGGCGACGAGCGGGTCAAGGACATCCGCAACTACATCCGCAAGGGCAAGCTGTGGGAGGCGTTCCAGGCGGAGCGGAGGCCGGTGCTGCTGATCGACGAGATCGACAAGGCCGACATCGAATTCCCAAACGACCTGCTGCAGGAACTCGACCGGATGGAGTTCTTCGTCTACGAAACCGGCGAGACCGTCAAGGCGCGCCAGCGGCCGGTGGTGATCATCACCTCCAACAACGAGAAGGATCTGCCGGACGCATTCCTGCGCCGGTGCTTCTTCCACTACATCAAGTTCCCCGACCGCGAGACCATGGCGGACATCGTCGCGGTGCATTTCCCCGGCCTGAAGGAGCGTCTGCTCAAGGAGGCGCTGACGCTGTTCTACGACATCCGCGACGTGCCGGGTCTGAAGAAGAAGCCCTCCACCTCCGAGCTGATCGACTGGATCAAGCTGCTGCTCAACGAGGACATCGATGCGTCGGTGCTGCGCGAGCGCGATCCCAAGCGCCTGATCCCGCCGCTGCACGGCGCGCTTCTGAAGAACGAGCAGGACGTCCACCTGTTCGAACGGCTCGCCTTCATGGCGCGGCGGGAAAGCCGCTAG
- a CDS encoding YcjX family protein, translating into MIRLTHLADDARLALEALADTASDLAVPSLRLGVTGLARAGKTVFITALVHNLVHGGRLPLFSAAASGRIARAYLQPQPDDQVPRFDYEAHVAALVDDRVWPQSTRQVSELRLTIEYESASYLSRRFGRGRLHLDIVDYPGEWLLDLPLLSRDYAAFAGEALRLARAPARAGIAADWLAALAQTNPDAPESEGEARRLAGTFTTYLAACRADEHALSMLPPGRFLMPGDLDGSPALTFAPLDLARSPGPGRPGSLRAMMERRYEAYKKHVIRPFFREHFARLDRQIVLVDALHALNAGPGALADLETALAEVLTAFRPGRRSWLASILTRRIDRILFAATKADHLHRDDHDRLEAILRRLVARGIEHAEFRGARVDVLALAAVRATREASLRHAGQELPAILGTPLPGERVNGDSYDGRTEIAMFPGDLPEDPDSLFAVPESASEEGRGGAAKPAREDVEAESKPEAGLRFVRFRPPKLERTAEGVSLSLPHIRLDRALDFLIGDGLA; encoded by the coding sequence TTGATACGACTGACCCATCTCGCCGACGACGCGCGGCTGGCCCTCGAGGCCCTTGCCGATACGGCGAGCGACCTTGCCGTTCCCTCGCTGCGGCTTGGGGTGACCGGGCTTGCCCGGGCCGGCAAGACGGTGTTCATCACCGCGCTGGTGCATAACCTCGTGCATGGCGGGCGGCTGCCGCTGTTTTCCGCCGCCGCAAGCGGACGCATCGCCCGGGCCTACCTGCAGCCGCAGCCCGACGACCAGGTGCCGCGCTTCGACTACGAGGCCCATGTCGCCGCGCTGGTCGACGACCGCGTCTGGCCGCAATCCACCCGCCAGGTGTCGGAGCTGCGGCTCACGATCGAGTACGAATCCGCTTCCTATCTGTCGCGCCGGTTCGGCCGCGGCCGCCTGCATCTCGACATCGTCGACTATCCGGGCGAATGGCTGCTCGACCTGCCGCTGCTGAGCCGGGACTATGCCGCCTTCGCCGGCGAGGCGCTGCGCCTCGCAAGGGCCCCGGCACGCGCCGGCATCGCCGCCGACTGGCTCGCCGCCCTTGCGCAGACCAACCCCGACGCACCCGAGAGCGAGGGCGAGGCACGCCGGCTGGCCGGGACCTTCACCACCTATCTGGCCGCCTGCCGGGCGGACGAGCACGCCCTGTCGATGCTGCCGCCCGGACGCTTCCTGATGCCCGGCGACCTCGACGGTTCGCCGGCGCTGACCTTCGCGCCGCTCGACCTGGCGCGCAGCCCCGGACCGGGGCGGCCCGGTAGCCTGCGCGCGATGATGGAGCGGCGTTACGAGGCCTACAAGAAGCACGTCATCCGGCCGTTCTTCCGCGAGCATTTCGCCCGCCTCGACCGCCAGATCGTGCTGGTCGACGCCCTGCACGCGCTCAACGCCGGTCCCGGCGCCCTGGCCGACCTCGAGACGGCCCTCGCAGAGGTGCTAACCGCGTTCCGCCCCGGCCGGCGCAGCTGGCTCGCCTCGATCCTGACCCGACGCATCGACCGTATCCTGTTCGCCGCCACCAAGGCCGACCACCTGCACCGCGACGACCATGACCGGCTGGAGGCGATCCTCAGGCGGCTGGTCGCGCGCGGCATCGAGCATGCCGAGTTCAGGGGCGCCAGGGTCGACGTGCTGGCGCTCGCGGCGGTTCGCGCGACGCGCGAAGCGAGCCTGCGCCACGCCGGCCAGGAGTTGCCCGCCATCCTCGGCACGCCGCTGCCGGGCGAGCGCGTGAACGGCGACAGCTATGACGGGCGGACCGAAATCGCCATGTTTCCCGGGGACTTGCCGGAGGATCCGGACTCGCTTTTCGCAGTTCCTGAATCGGCTTCCGAAGAAGGTCGCGGCGGTGCGGCGAAACCGGCACGCGAAGACGTTGAAGCTGAATCGAAACCTGAAGCGGGCCTGCGCTTCGTCCGCTTCCGCCCGCCGAAGCTGGAGCGCACGGCGGAGGGCGTGAGCCTGTCGCTGCCGCACATCCGTCTCGACCGGGCGCTCGATTTCCTGATCGGGGACGGCCTCGCATGA
- a CDS encoding vWA domain-containing protein, translating to MFISFFAELKGAGLPVSLREYLTLMEALDLDLAERRVEDFYYLARATLVKDESNLDKFDRVFGHVFKGLDLLSDAPAAEIPEDWLRKLAEKHLSEEEKALIESLGGFDTLMETLKKRLEEQKERHQGGSKWIGTAGTSPFGAYGYNPEGVRIGQHESRHRRAVKVWDKREFKDLDDSVELGTRNIKVALKRLRKFARTGAAEELDLDGTIRSTAHKGLLDVKMRPERRNAVKVLLFFDIGGSMDDHIKVCEELFSAARSEFKVMEHFYFHNCLYETVWKDNRRRHSERIATFDVLHKYPADYKVIFVGDASMSPYEIAYAGGSVEHWNEEPGSAWMQRVTDLYSSAVWLNPVPERHWDYTHSIRMIRELMSGRMFPLTLDGLNRAMKELAR from the coding sequence ATGTTCATCTCCTTCTTCGCCGAGCTGAAGGGCGCCGGCCTGCCGGTGTCCCTGCGCGAATACCTGACGCTGATGGAAGCGCTGGACCTCGACCTGGCCGAACGGCGGGTCGAGGACTTCTATTATCTGGCCCGCGCCACGCTGGTGAAGGACGAGTCCAACCTCGACAAGTTCGACCGGGTGTTCGGCCATGTCTTCAAGGGCCTCGACCTGCTGTCGGACGCACCTGCCGCGGAGATCCCGGAGGACTGGCTCAGGAAGCTTGCCGAGAAGCACCTGAGCGAGGAGGAAAAGGCGCTGATCGAATCGCTCGGCGGCTTCGACACGCTGATGGAGACGCTGAAGAAGCGGCTGGAGGAGCAGAAGGAGCGCCACCAGGGCGGCAGCAAGTGGATCGGCACCGCCGGCACGTCGCCCTTCGGCGCCTACGGCTACAATCCGGAGGGCGTGCGCATCGGCCAGCACGAAAGCCGCCACCGGCGCGCGGTCAAGGTGTGGGACAAGCGCGAGTTCAAGGATCTCGACGACAGCGTCGAGCTCGGCACGCGCAACATCAAGGTGGCGCTGAAGCGGCTGCGCAAGTTCGCCCGCACCGGCGCGGCCGAGGAACTCGACCTCGACGGCACGATCCGCTCGACCGCCCACAAGGGCCTGCTCGACGTCAAGATGCGGCCCGAACGGCGCAACGCGGTCAAGGTGCTGCTGTTCTTCGATATCGGCGGCTCGATGGACGACCACATCAAGGTCTGCGAGGAATTGTTCTCGGCCGCACGCTCGGAATTCAAGGTGATGGAGCATTTCTACTTCCATAACTGCCTCTACGAGACAGTGTGGAAGGACAATCGCCGCCGGCACTCGGAGCGCATCGCCACCTTCGACGTGCTGCACAAGTATCCCGCCGACTACAAGGTGATCTTCGTCGGCGATGCCTCGATGAGCCCCTACGAGATTGCCTATGCCGGCGGGTCGGTCGAGCACTGGAACGAGGAACCGGGCAGCGCCTGGATGCAGCGGGTGACCGATCTCTATTCCAGCGCCGTCTGGCTGAACCCGGTGCCCGAACGGCACTGGGACTACACCCATTCGATCCGGATGATCCGCGAGCTGATGAGCGGACGCATGTTCCCGCTCACCCTCGACGGACTGAACCGCGCCATGAAGGAGCTGGCGCGCTAG
- a CDS encoding universal stress protein, with protein sequence MFNTILVPVDPGETSFSTPALETAARFARDYDGKVRLVAVLAHTQGFVASYLPEDFEKTAVAETRNLLEDLAKGLGLPEGSVSVAVRLGSVYHEVIEEAEAAKADLIVMGSHKPALSTYLIGSNAAHIVRHAPCSVMVLRPNKG encoded by the coding sequence ATGTTCAACACCATTCTTGTACCGGTCGACCCGGGCGAAACCAGCTTCTCGACCCCGGCGCTGGAGACGGCGGCGCGGTTCGCGCGCGACTACGACGGCAAGGTCCGCCTGGTCGCGGTACTCGCGCATACCCAGGGCTTCGTCGCCAGCTATCTGCCGGAAGACTTCGAGAAGACCGCCGTCGCCGAGACCCGGAATCTGCTGGAGGACCTTGCCAAGGGCCTCGGCCTGCCGGAGGGCTCCGTGTCGGTCGCCGTCCGCCTCGGCTCGGTCTATCACGAGGTCATCGAGGAGGCCGAAGCCGCCAAGGCCGACCTGATCGTCATGGGCTCGCACAAGCCGGCGCTGTCGACCTACCTGATCGGCTCCAATGCCGCCCATATCGTGCGCCATGCGCCGTGTTCGGTGATGGTGCTGCGCCCGAACAAGGGCTGA
- a CDS encoding YcjF family protein: MTDPTPANAARRPPRKPTAFRLDDERVRFDADDLGEPLSDEARIVPARESTDEAPPPAPEPGRGIRFGRWLAAGLGGLMLLAAGLAVDGFVRDLFARTDWLGWTGLALAGLALAGLLGLAAREAAGLARLRRIDHLRAALAAAAEADDAKAARAALADLLVLYGERAETAHGRAALAAHLREVIDGRDLVVLAERELLAPLDVTARRLVADSAKRVSLVTAVSPRALIDLIVVLAENLRLIRRLSALYGGRPGTLGFLRLARHVAAHLAVTGGMAAGDSLVSQVLGHGLAARLSARLGEGVVNGLLTARIGIAAADVCRPAPYIGGRGPRIADFMTDLVKTLPDEGKETGRR; the protein is encoded by the coding sequence ATGACCGACCCGACCCCCGCAAACGCCGCCCGCCGCCCGCCACGCAAGCCGACGGCGTTCCGCCTCGACGACGAGCGGGTGCGCTTCGACGCCGACGATCTCGGCGAGCCGCTGTCCGACGAGGCGCGCATCGTGCCCGCGCGCGAGAGCACCGACGAGGCGCCGCCGCCGGCGCCCGAGCCGGGCCGCGGGATCCGCTTCGGCCGCTGGCTCGCCGCCGGTCTCGGTGGCCTGATGCTGCTCGCCGCCGGGCTTGCCGTCGACGGCTTCGTGCGCGATCTGTTTGCGCGCACCGACTGGCTGGGCTGGACGGGGCTGGCGCTCGCCGGCCTGGCGCTCGCCGGCCTCCTCGGCCTCGCCGCCCGCGAGGCGGCCGGCCTCGCCCGGCTGCGCCGCATCGACCACCTGCGCGCGGCGCTCGCCGCCGCCGCCGAGGCCGACGACGCCAAGGCCGCTCGTGCCGCGCTGGCCGATCTCCTCGTGCTCTACGGCGAGCGGGCGGAGACCGCGCACGGGCGGGCAGCGCTCGCCGCGCACCTGCGCGAGGTGATCGACGGCCGCGACCTGGTCGTGCTGGCCGAACGCGAGCTGCTCGCGCCGCTCGACGTCACGGCACGGCGCCTGGTCGCCGACAGCGCCAAGCGGGTGTCGCTGGTCACTGCGGTCAGCCCGCGCGCGCTGATCGACCTGATCGTCGTGCTGGCCGAGAACCTCCGCCTGATCCGCCGCCTGTCGGCGCTTTACGGCGGCCGACCGGGCACGCTCGGCTTCCTGCGTCTTGCCCGCCACGTCGCCGCCCACCTGGCCGTCACCGGCGGCATGGCGGCGGGCGACAGCCTGGTCTCTCAGGTGCTCGGCCACGGGCTGGCCGCCCGCCTGTCGGCGCGCCTCGGCGAGGGCGTCGTCAACGGCCTCCTGACCGCGCGCATCGGCATCGCCGCCGCCGACGTCTGCCGCCCGGCGCCCTACATCGGCGGACGCGGGCCGCGCATCGCCGACTTCATGACCGACCTGGTCAAGACGCTGCCCGACGAGGGCAAGGAGACGGGGCGGCGCTGA